A segment of the Drosophila gunungcola strain Sukarami chromosome 2R unlocalized genomic scaffold, Dgunungcola_SK_2 000020F, whole genome shotgun sequence genome:
CAAGCACGTTTTCGCACTTGAAGCTTAAATAGTGGTCGTGTATGTTGAGCGGGTCTAGCTATTTGTATCAACGAGGAAGTAAAAGATAAGTTAGttgataaattatattataaataacgTGTTTAAAAACTGTCcaagtaaaatttaaactattaatactttgcaaattattaaagaTACATACATCATTCCTGAGTTCTCCATGTTTTTTAATGCTTCTACTTTATCTTTCGAAGTACATATGTGACGACTCAATTAGCACCCATAATATAagtaaacacaaaattattacaGCCGCATTAAAACGCAAAAACAGTGACTACACATAcatggcaaatattttaagctcTTCTACTAAAGAGTATTCACAGTACGCTGATTTTTGGCTCGCTTTTGCCGCACAtgccattaaatattttatttattcgcaaGTCTGTTAGCTTTTTAGCTTGTTTTGCTCATTATCAGCGATTCAAATGGGTGTTGTTAGCCCCCGTCGGCGATGAGACAGATCggcggacggacaaacggacaggACAAACGGGCGGACAAACGGACACGGTTAGGGTTTCGGGTGCAAGGGTGCGTCAGAGACCGGCTTTGCTGACCAGACACTCGTTTGCATTTCAGAATAGCCGACCCAAATCGAGTTCGAATAGCCGACACAGTGGGTACTCTCGTCGTAGTCGTAGAGAAAACCGATTCTATTTTGTGGGGGCTCGTCTACGTCTGCGTCTGCGTCTGGGAAAACCAGTTGACTAAATAAACTATCAATGTCTCCCCGAAAAAGTCACACTTTGAAGTGCATTGACAACTGGTCAGGTGACCGAATGATCTGAGATCCAAGGAGTGCGACTGGGACCTTGACTCTGCGCTAATCGCTTTGATTGCCCCCTTTCGATGGGGTTCAACGATCGACTCTACTTTCGGGCAACTCAATGAGGTGTTTACCATTGGTAGTTGCAATTAAATGAAGTGCATGGTCTGCAAAGGCGGTGTTCCTGGGGTTCATAGATAATCAAGCACCTATGTTGACACCTGTATTGGATGTGTGACACAGGTGCAGATAATGAGCGGACGATAAGCTCGCTTTATTAACACATCGGAGGTCGGGCTTTGGTAAATATTATCATTCCCGGTGGGAGTGCACACTTACATATATGGAACTGCTGGGGGCCCTCAAACTATAAATAGCAGTGATGTGTTGGAAATCTTCGCTTTGatcaactttaattaaatttcccaTTGTTAGCATCAATTTTCTTTGCTAATTTGATTAACTTGCGCCGCATTACTTCACGATTATGCGATTAATTACTTGATATAATAGACTTGCTCGATAACCCAACGCTTTTATTATGGGCAAGATAAGCCCAATGTCACCTTTCtctaaaaataactaaatccAACTAAAGAACTAGTACAAAATTTACACAccctataaatattttgaaataatgttCCTTACTAAACTAATGATAACGCGAAACCCAAGCATATGGGTTGTCAGATTGAGACAGATTTCTTATCTTATAAAAAGATTCAGGATTAAAAAAGTACAGTACCGTATTGGAAGCAAAAGTTATCAGGAATGGAATTCTTGTATTAAAAGTTATAGATAGTTTGATGAGGGATAtctctaaataaaattaaaacattcgaGGCAACTCTTAACTCTTATCACTGGGCAAAGCGGAAATTACAATCGGAAGTTTTATGCTTATCACATGCTTTAGAAATTGAAAAGGCttgcaattaataatttaaatatcgatctgcgataaaaaatatattttctcagTTTTCAATTGgaatttaagctttttaaagCACTGGAATAGTTGCTAGTCttttgtatttcaaaattaaagcgCATTAGCATCAGAATAAACTGAATGCATGCATGTCTAACAAATTGTTTAGCATGTTGTGGAAATAACACGTATTTTCACAGGCAAATCAGCGTGTATTTCAGGTATTTCTGGGTATCTCTGGCACCTTTGGCATAAGTCAAACTGCGTGTCATATTTCTGACAATATTTACAGGCGATCAATTATCCTGTTGCTTCTGCTGGTTCACTGGGTGTGTTCCTTTTATTTTCCCCAAGGAAAGTGGGCCCAGTCCAGTCCAATCTCATGCAATTACTCGAAAACTTTGTTGACACGGCATGCCAAAGGCCCCAAACGAAAACCATCCCCAAAACCCAAATATGTTTGCCCATTAAAATGAGCGATTATGTAATAATAACATGATAATCCAACTAACTACATCGTGCAACAGTAATAATAATGGAATGCCGCAGCCACTTGACCGATTTGCTTTTGTTCGTCAACTTTTGCTTAGAGAAATGTGCGTGcttatgattttgtttttttttttgttttttgctctACAAACGTATGATCTTGAACGACAAGTTGCTAAGGTCAAAGTCGCTTTTAAATGTGGGTCGTACAttgattttccaaaaaaaaggtGCGAACTGACAGGAAATAGCGAATTCATGGATGTACACATGTAGCTGTAAGCTTATTCTTCCGCTAGTGAATCAGATTTTGAGACCAGATTAGGCTTATGAaattggaaaaacaaataatttgtacTTTAATTCTGATTATTTCACTTACTAATTCTGCCTTTTAGATTGTATGAATTTGAACTTTTAGTTCAAgttgctgctttttttttttttaatttgatttgagttttataaataatattcaatgttcttttagaaatatatttccaacttttcataacaaaaaccacaaactTGTGCTTGGAAAAATCACTAAATGTAGGtactttttttcaaatacttttttatatttacttgaGCACCCAGTCTAGACTCTAGACCTTATCACGCCAAATGAATAGCTGATAGAGACGAAGCTTTGACATTGACTAGTCCGGGTCCAGCTGCCCATATATTTGACGGCCTGTCGTGCCTGACAAATCAAACGCAATCGAGCAAATCATTGTGCCCCATAAACTGGTTAAATTTCGGTTCACCCTATATCACTATCACTATCACTTTCATAGATCGCACATTAATGACTTTCGCGCTGCACATGCGGactaatttcaaaattatgcACAACACACATATAGATTATGGATCTATATCTCTGCATGTTTGCCTGGCTATGCGACAAACACGTTTCACCCAATGGCGAAACCATAAGAAGGTCATAAATATTGGGCAGCAAAAAAGTAGGATGAGTCCGAAAATAAAACAGCCACATTCCCCTCTCTGGGATGGATGGTGCGTATTGTATCGTATCGTATCGTACGATTGTGTGTATGGTTTGGAATAGAAcagaataaaatgtaattaacaCATGTCTGGCAGAGAGTGACGAAGGCAAATTACACTGTTTGGGAAAAGCACGGGAAAAGGGGGGAGCAAAaagggaatgggaatgggaaagGGTCTCCCCTTTCGAACCAAGCGGAAAAAGAAATTGAgcaaaaattatgcaattaaattccTATGCAATTGATCGATGGGCGATTATCGAATAAGCCAAAAACAACTCACTTTTTAATGGCAAATTTTCCGGAGGAGCGTCCTGCGCCTATCCAATCCTATCCTTGTGGTCCTGGCGCActataaaacaatttcaaacGAGTCGTGAGTCAACTTGGGTTCTGCActccatatacatatatcgaGCTCAGAGCAGCACATACAAATTCACGGTTCCTACTATATATGTGCCTTTTGTCAACTTTTTGTGGGCCTCTTTTAGTTTGGATTTTGGTTCGGGCTTGGTTTGCTTTGGTTTGGTAGGTAGAACAGCGCGAATTCGCAAACGGTAGCTGCACTCTGCTTCTCCGTCGATTTGCCCAGGAAATCGCGAACCGTTCACTTCAAAGCTGTCCGTCGGACTGGccgagcaaaaaaaaaactcgaaaGTTTCGACTAGTTCCGTGGAGAGTGGAGGATTTTAGCGGGCTGCGAACATTCTCGCCGGTACTGTGCTCGTGCTGCCTCTCTGCCTCTCTGTCTCTCTGTCTCCCAATCTCTGCGGCTCCTCTCGCACTTTCGAGGCCTGCGCGTGCCCAAGCTCCATGCCGGCAATGATTTGTTCTCACTTCAAATGGATGGGATGCACCGACTAGATGGTACCCCTTCATAACTCAAACCCTTCAGAAACTAGACAGATAACGCTTTCTCGACTATCAATACTATCGGTGATGTTCAGAGACTGAAGGACAGATACAAATTTGAAACCTACTAATTGATCTGGTTCAGTGAGATTCAGAGATCCAACATAGTATACAATCCTACaatttctacaaaaaaaattgtaaaaagttaaaggctccaatctaatttatttttatctagtctttctacaattttttgttgtacttcttaaaatgtttaccatCTTTTTGCAcctaaaattatgaattttagAGCACTGTTATTACTTcctatttttttgaattacaATATAGTCCTACCAATCTTCTTATAACTAGacaaattttttgattattattcATACAATTAAATCTAcctaaacaaaagaaaagtcTGCATCCCGAATTAGGTGGCTCtgagttaataataataatatcccGAACTAATATTCAAAGAAAAGGATCCTgggtttaaataaaaacaaaacctttCTAACTTAAAATTccccaataaaaattaaaaaatctacATTATGTAtgacaaatattataaatctAAATGTGTTTAATTGTGTCACAATGGCTTACTTTCAGCTGTAACAATGTTTTGAACGAGTCTAGACAACTTCCTAAGTACCTGGTAAAGAGACTGAAACAACATCGAACTTTGTCCTAGCGGCAAAGCTGTTTTTGTCGCCGTATGCCGGTCGCGCAAGAGAACTTTCTATCGACATCGGCCGccagcgagagagagagagagggagagccGCAGCGCAGGCGAGAGCGCAACAGCTGTTCACCAGCCCCCAAAATTGGGTGGATCCCAAAAAACCAGATTTGCATGAATGTTACCACTTCATCCAGGCTTACGGCAAATTTAGAAACATCCAAATACATGTAAAAACACAGAAACTGGAATTAAATTGTGCCCAAAaacttgaatttaaaaaaactgtttgacaaaatacaaatttagtGGCCTACTGGGTAAATATAAAGAGAATAATTACCGAAGTTATCTACCGAGAGTTTTTAATTCTGGCAACTCTTGATTACCTCATCACCGACATTTGAAAACCAAgtgataataatattatatatatgcaGCCAGAAACAATAACTTAGtacaataatataatatgGAGACTTTTGATTAGGACGATCAGGACTACAAAATTCTCAATTTCAGAGAGTACACCCACAGTATGCGAAATATGTTACCAATGAAAGTACAGCATACCCTCTTTCCCACGTTTGCCagggtaaaaataaataaataataaattgcaaaTCGCATCACAACCCCTGATATAGGATCTATTTTGTTTGTGAAAACTTTTAGAAAATGAACAGCTTTTCAAGTTTGTTATGTTGTGGAACGAATTGGAGTGCTCTGGCCATTTGGATTGGACGCGTGGAGCTTATTATATTAACAGCCGGTGTGCcaacatacatatatgggAACTCATCATCAGAGTCGGAAGAATCGTATGACTTCAAATGGTTGTCAAGACTTGTTGATTTGGACGAGAAAGACCAATAAAGAGAGGACTCCTTGCCTACGCTCTCTGTTTCTGCTATCGCCGGTATCACCTGGATTTATGGGGAGCTCTCCCTCTTAAATACACATCTTGGcgctatataatatatatactttgttGTGTATATGTAGGTAGGCAGACACGTGTATTTTGGAGGTTttgagatttttatttttattttgcggCACGCGCGATTGTGGCAATAACAAAACTGGGGAGGTCTTATCGCCAGACCGACAGAGGACCCAACACGAATGATGTTGCGGATGAGCGACGGCAGGTGTGAAGGCCAGATAGTGCTCCACTGAGGCAGTGTTTATCTGCCAACAGAGAACTGTACTAGTAAGGCCCTATATGTAtccataaacataaataattagGTGTTCTATTGAACACACATATGGATTCTACTAAATTGAAGTAATTCTCTAATCTATTACTTAtctttaatgaaaataaaaaattaatatttggcTGATCAGTGAAGGCTTCCTCGTTTCTTGAAACTTTGAACTCTGAAGCAACAGTCAGAaacatattataaaaaaaatcattaaaactGCAGCTTAAAGATTAGATTcaagaaatttataaactaattcGTTTTACCAATAccactataaataaatatattccaCACACTTCTGCGCGATTATTACGTATTGACGTACAGATAAGCAGGGCCACGCCTCCGTCTGAATAGAAATCTTTCATAAGCGATCAAGCCGATGGTGCAGAAATTACCGGACAGACCATATCTTATCAGCTCCAAATGCGGGGAATTAAACCTTAATACCCTGCCTCAATGGGGATTGTTATAATTCCTGACGGAAAATATGactagatttttttttcagttgttaaattttaaaagagtaCCCAGCAGCCGGTTTGTTATTGGAGTATCAGCAACTAAAACATTGGCAGTGTCATAAACGTGCAGCTTATCATGCAACCAAGATAATGTTTAAGTTTAATTGAGCTCTTTAATCGTTTCAAAAGGCCAAATTATCAGTTGGCCAAGGTTGCGAACCTAAAAATCTTAGAACTGTATCaccataaaaatcaaaagaggTAGAAATACCAACTGCTATGATtactaaaaacttttttaatcaaattcaaaGGAAAGAATTTATCAAAAGtctaaagtttatttatatactaaGTAATATTTATCTACATGATAAAATAATTGGGTAGTGAAGACCTCTTTTTAACAACCTtcacacataaataaatattatatcatACAAGGTTGATAAGTTCAACTTtatgatttatatattttatttgttgatgcaaaaagaaaaatcatttcttaaattcattggttttttatcaaaacaactataaatttattaaaaaaaaaattggaattgtGAATATAAtagtattatatttaaaaaaaccgtTGTTTTTGACATTTGACAGTAAACttgtaaaataaaagctttgcATACTTATCGGCCAacgtttttttgaaaaataaatcgGCAGTTATATGAAATAAAGCTTTTTGGGAAAATTGCTGTTTCAAACAGCAGTCacacagttttttaaataaaacttattacTTTGAACTATTTCTTAAACATATCCAAAATTTCTATTTATGCTAATGTCGATAACGGTATCGACACCGAAGTGTCTCTCTATAGGAAGGGCTTTAAGCAGAAGAACAATCCCAAAAGAGTAAAACTGTCGGGGGCGGCTATTATATAGTAAACAAAAGTCAGCTGTTTTTTGCTGCCTTTTCGCAATCGCAGTTCTCAAACATAATAACAATGCTTGTACTGCGTTGCAGATTCCTAGCAAACCTAAAAACAGTTGGTTTTCCAAAACCACTTTGTCGTTTTTTGCAATACAATCAAGGACAGTCACCGGAGCCGAAAATTCGCGAATACTTTTACTACATTGACCATGAGGGAATGGTGAGTCTTaaggcaattaaaatgttgttaagGTAATAGAAAACTTTTTGTAGCTCTTCTTGGACGATgcgaaaatgaaaaactttacCAGTTGCTTTAAGGAGAAAGATTTCCTCAAGTTCTTTTTCAACCGCCTGCGACTGAACAAAACCAACAGATATGAAAGCGATTTTCCCTACATTTCCCTTTGTGGACGGGAAAGGAATTTCATACGATGCGATGACACGCCTCTAGTGTTCACAGAGCAGCTCAAAAAGGATGAAACAGAGGTGCTCAGCTATGCGCACTCGGGTCAGGTCCTAACTCTGCCCTACGAACCCCACAAACTGTACATGGACCCGCGCAATGGAAGGGTCTACCATCCAGCGACCCCACAGGTGGGCGGCATAGGCCTGGTCCGCTCCAAGCTGGCCATAGAACTGAGCCAGCACTTTGAATTTCCGGCTGGCGAGCCTTCCCCCACACACTTTCGATGGAACGGAGAGCGACTGAAGCTGGAGAACGACTGGGTTAGCAACACCCAGCGATTCCCCATGAACGAGGAGTGTATATAATCGAATAACTTTAATGGATTAAAATTGAGTACTACGTTTATAACTTACGAGCCAGTGCATAGCTTCTACTCGATGCTGAGGGGCTTGAACTCCCCCTCCTTCACCCACGAGAGACCAGTGGCGTGGCCTCCATTCGCCTGCTGGGAGGAGGCCTCCGCCTGCTTGCTCCTTCCGGCCTTAATGCGCTCCAAAACAGGTCCGTGTAAGTCCGGctgaaatttttcaaatactaTGAAGTGCGGATCCTCCGTAGGCGGGCTGTCGTAGATGTGCTCCTTGCTCTCCTTTATGTTTTCCTGGACTCGGTTCGCAAACTCCTCCTTGTTGGTCATCAGCAGCTCTGCAGCCTCTCTGTTCTTGAGTTTGTCCAACTCAATGCCCCGAATGCTGTCCACGGGATCGGAGAATATGGCCTGCGTGTACTTGAGCAGCTGCCAGAGGTGATCCTCGCCACATCGCCACTCGGGAAAGGCGTGACTCACGTCCAAGCTGTGGGTGTACGGGCACACATGGGGATGCACTACGTCTTGCTGGAATATTATAGTCTAAAAGGGGGCAGGTCGAGTAATATTCTCTTGTTTTAATTACGATCCTACTCACCGGAAGAGCTTTGTCGTCGGGAAATCGATCAGGCAGTAAAATCGAGAAGCGAAACACACTTTCTGCATACAAGCCCTGGCGTCCAAAGAAGACCCCAAAccactctaaaaaaaaattagatgtAGCTTGCCTTAATCGTATATGTAGGTATACTCACGCAATGAATTAGCGTAGCTGGGTATAACATATATACCACTCAACTTCTCTGACTCAATCATTttgctaaaaacaaaaataaagaaattagtAAGTTTGTTTTGCTCATAGTAACTAGCTGCGAATAAAACTCACTATTCAGCCAGGATTTTGTACTCCTGCTGGATGGTGGCGATCAGCAGCTTGTCATCCTTCTTATTTGCATCCAAATCGAGCGTCATTTTGGactaacaattaaaaatgaaacgcAAAACTcgtaaaataaacaaaacgatAAAGCTGGTCTTCGTCGAACAGCTGTTCGCGGTGGTGCTGCCACCTTGTCGGATTCGCAGTGTTGGGCAGCACtggtaaaaacaaaacaaagcatGCGGAATTTGGAATCCTGATCCCAACAAAAATGACAACCACATTGGAAACGCAGCTCTCAGACAAGTTGCAAGTGATGGCCGAGATCAAGGACAGTGGCCCAGAGCGGGCAAACCAAGAGGAAACCAGCAGCGCACCCGGTGGATCCGGGGACAGTTCGGCGTCGCCGTCTCCCAGTGGCAGTGCCACCAAAATTGCGCCGGAGCCCGAGTTCTACGACAAGGCGCAAAAGTACTGGGCCGAGGTTCCGGCCACCGTGAATGGGATGCTCGGCGGTCTGGGCTACATCAGTGCCATCGATATACAGGGCTCCAGTGTGTTCTTGCGAGAGATTCGCGTTCCGGGCAACAGGTTGGCCTTGGACTGCGGCGCCGGAATCGGGCGAGTGACCCGGAACCTCCTTATTCCGCGCTTCAGCTGCGTGGACCTGGTGGAGCAGGATCCCGCTTTTGCGGAGAAGGCGCGGGAGTACTGCACGGCCGAGGACGTGACTCCCGGCAAGGTGGGCCAGATCTACAACATGGGACTGCAGAAGTTCGCGCCCTCGCAGCACTACGACCTCATTTGGAGCCAGTGGGTGCTAGGACACCTCACGGACCGCGACCTGGTCGCTTTCTTTCGGCGTATGAAGCTAGGACTGGCGCCCGGCGGCTTCTTTTGCCTGAAGGAGAACGTGAGCAGCTCCAAGAAGACGGTGGAGGACAAGCAGGACTCGTCGGTCACTAGGCCACTGGACAGCTACGAGCGCTACCTGAAGGAAGCCGGATTCCGCATCGTGCGCAAGGTCAAGCAACAAAATTTCCCCAAGGGACTCTTTCCGGTCTACATGATCGCCTGCAAGCCCGTCTCCAAGGATTAGGTTAGCGTTTAGTTAGTTTTACCATTGACGTACAAGCAATTTACTAAAGTTATACAAAATGCACAAATTCAATGTCACATTACTAGCTagtcatttaaaattgtaaaagttTGGACAACCAATAAACAAGCTTGTCAAAGTTTTTACACGTTCCTCTATTGGTGCATTTTTCTAGACTATATCATCTAACACTACCCTGTAATGCGAATAATAAAGATAGGTATTTTGAGATCTGGTAGTTCGATAGATCATGAATaaccaaattgttttcaagTTAAGAAATTATATTCTAAGCTTAAGGTGGTTAAAGGCATATTATTCAAAATACCAAAAATGCATTTCTACAGagttaaaaatcataaaatattttgatcactccacaaataaatatgttt
Coding sequences within it:
- the LOC128256527 gene encoding UPF0598 protein CG30010 is translated as MLVLRCRFLANLKTVGFPKPLCRFLQYNQGQSPEPKIREYFYYIDHEGMLFLDDAKMKNFTSCFKEKDFLKFFFNRLRLNKTNRYESDFPYISLCGRERNFIRCDDTPLVFTEQLKKDETEVLSYAHSGQVLTLPYEPHKLYMDPRNGRVYHPATPQVGGIGLVRSKLAIELSQHFEFPAGEPSPTHFRWNGERLKLENDWVSNTQRFPMNEECI
- the LOC128256526 gene encoding protein crossbronx; this encodes MTLDLDANKKDDKLLIATIQQEYKILAEYKMIESEKLSGIYVIPSYANSLQWFGVFFGRQGLYAESVFRFSILLPDRFPDDKALPTIIFQQDVVHPHVCPYTHSLDVSHAFPEWRCGEDHLWQLLKYTQAIFSDPVDSIRGIELDKLKNREAAELLMTNKEEFANRVQENIKESKEHIYDSPPTEDPHFIVFEKFQPDLHGPVLERIKAGRSKQAEASSQQANGGHATGLSWVKEGEFKPLSIE
- the LOC128256525 gene encoding alpha N-terminal protein methyltransferase 1, yielding MTTTLETQLSDKLQVMAEIKDSGPERANQEETSSAPGGSGDSSASPSPSGSATKIAPEPEFYDKAQKYWAEVPATVNGMLGGLGYISAIDIQGSSVFLREIRVPGNRLALDCGAGIGRVTRNLLIPRFSCVDLVEQDPAFAEKAREYCTAEDVTPGKVGQIYNMGLQKFAPSQHYDLIWSQWVLGHLTDRDLVAFFRRMKLGLAPGGFFCLKENVSSSKKTVEDKQDSSVTRPLDSYERYLKEAGFRIVRKVKQQNFPKGLFPVYMIACKPVSKD